From Nonlabens sp. Ci31, the proteins below share one genomic window:
- a CDS encoding bifunctional alpha,alpha-trehalose-phosphate synthase (UDP-forming)/trehalose-phosphatase: MSKTIIVSNRLPLQLSIDQGVVSSSPSAGGLATGLKSVHRDSNGLWIGWTGLTQEETPQELESEIHKAVADQQCAAVELTQSDMDGFYYGFSNRTVWPLFHYFMEYVEFDNDNWEIYKSVNRKFAQVVLENLEDGDNVWVHDYQLMLLPQMIKEQRPDVSIGFFLHIPFPSFEVFRTLPWREEILHGLLGSDLLGFHTYDYERHFLSSVSRILGYEVSFNDITYKDRLIKVDSFPMGIDYDKFHAFAKANQEQTDKTQSELQRRLDLHATATPDAKMILSIDRLDYTKGIANRLKAFEHFLEKYPEYTEKVRLVMLAVPSRSNVPQYQVLKKEIDELVGRINGKFSTVSWTPVWYFYRSMPFNNLIDLYTSCDVALITPIRDGMNLVAKEYIATRTDQTGVLILSEMAGAAKEMNEALLINPNNIDLLADTIKEALEMPEEEQKKRNKYMQSRLKRYNVEKWASDFMNKLNAVEGNRSVVKAKHINEKRQDEILKRFKNAKKRMFFLDYDGTLRGFVNNPGDAKPDAQLLDMVSKLQADDNNEVVIISGRDSGTLGEWFKDIPVTLIAEHGVLKKIYGGDWELTETMNTDWVPTIQPVLQTFVDRTPGTFIEKKKYSLAWHYRKADPELGEKRANELSNVIRELTSNHGLSVLSGNKVLEIKSSNVHKGKAANNHILNQKYDFIFCIGDDWTDEFMFQDLPEDSFTVKVGVANTAARYYVDDTDQVRDVLNAFLS; encoded by the coding sequence ATGAGTAAAACAATAATCGTATCTAATCGCCTTCCTTTACAACTTTCCATAGACCAAGGTGTCGTAAGCTCTTCACCTAGTGCAGGTGGGCTTGCTACTGGATTGAAGTCTGTACACAGGGATAGCAACGGATTGTGGATAGGCTGGACTGGACTGACCCAAGAGGAGACTCCGCAGGAGTTGGAATCTGAGATCCACAAAGCTGTTGCAGACCAGCAATGTGCCGCTGTTGAATTAACTCAGTCTGATATGGATGGGTTTTATTATGGTTTTAGCAATAGAACCGTATGGCCTTTATTCCATTATTTTATGGAATATGTGGAGTTTGACAACGATAATTGGGAGATTTATAAAAGTGTCAACCGCAAATTTGCACAGGTAGTTTTGGAAAATTTGGAGGATGGAGATAATGTCTGGGTGCATGATTATCAGTTGATGTTATTGCCACAAATGATCAAGGAGCAACGACCTGATGTTTCCATAGGATTCTTTCTTCACATACCGTTTCCTTCCTTTGAGGTGTTTAGGACGCTGCCATGGCGGGAAGAAATTCTTCACGGTTTGTTGGGTTCAGATTTATTGGGTTTTCATACCTATGATTACGAGCGTCATTTTTTGAGTTCGGTAAGCAGGATTTTGGGCTACGAGGTTAGTTTTAATGACATTACCTATAAAGATCGTTTGATTAAGGTAGACAGTTTTCCTATGGGTATTGATTATGATAAATTTCACGCTTTCGCGAAAGCGAATCAAGAACAGACAGATAAAACACAAAGTGAGTTACAGCGGCGCTTAGACCTTCATGCAACGGCTACCCCAGATGCTAAAATGATCCTTTCTATAGACCGCCTGGATTACACAAAAGGGATTGCTAACAGGCTTAAGGCATTTGAACATTTCCTAGAGAAATACCCAGAATACACAGAAAAGGTAAGGCTGGTCATGCTGGCCGTTCCTAGCCGTTCTAATGTACCGCAGTATCAAGTCCTAAAGAAAGAAATCGACGAACTGGTAGGACGTATTAACGGTAAGTTCTCTACGGTTAGTTGGACACCGGTTTGGTACTTTTACCGATCTATGCCGTTTAATAATTTAATCGACTTGTACACCTCTTGTGATGTGGCGCTTATCACTCCTATTAGGGATGGAATGAATCTGGTCGCCAAAGAATACATCGCTACAAGAACCGATCAAACTGGAGTATTGATCCTTTCTGAAATGGCAGGTGCTGCAAAGGAGATGAATGAAGCTTTATTGATTAATCCTAACAATATAGACCTTTTAGCAGACACGATTAAAGAAGCCTTAGAAATGCCTGAGGAAGAACAGAAAAAGCGAAATAAGTACATGCAAAGTCGCCTGAAACGCTATAATGTAGAAAAATGGGCTAGTGATTTTATGAACAAACTAAATGCAGTAGAAGGAAATAGAAGTGTGGTTAAAGCAAAACACATCAATGAAAAGCGACAGGATGAAATACTCAAGCGCTTTAAAAATGCTAAAAAGCGTATGTTCTTCCTAGATTATGATGGTACTTTACGAGGCTTTGTCAATAATCCAGGTGATGCAAAACCAGATGCGCAATTACTAGATATGGTTTCAAAGCTACAAGCTGATGACAACAATGAAGTAGTCATCATTAGTGGTCGTGATTCTGGGACACTAGGAGAGTGGTTTAAAGATATACCAGTAACTTTGATTGCAGAACATGGCGTTCTTAAAAAAATATATGGTGGTGACTGGGAACTCACAGAAACTATGAATACCGATTGGGTACCAACCATTCAGCCGGTTTTGCAAACCTTTGTAGACCGCACTCCAGGAACCTTTATTGAGAAAAAAAAATATTCTCTAGCATGGCATTACCGCAAGGCAGACCCAGAACTTGGAGAAAAGCGAGCTAATGAACTCTCAAACGTGATCAGAGAACTAACAAGTAACCATGGTTTAAGTGTGCTTTCTGGAAATAAAGTGCTGGAAATAAAGAGTAGTAATGTCCATAAAGGGAAAGCGGCAAACAACCATATTCTAAACCAGAAGTACGACTTTATATTTTGCATAGGTGATGACTGGACTGATGAATTTATGTTTCAAGACTTGCCAGAAGATTCGTTTACCGTAAAAGTTGGAGTAGCTAACACCGCAGCAAGATATTATGTGGATGATACCGATCAAGTAAGGGATGTATTGAATGCCTTTTTGAGTTAG
- a CDS encoding glycoside hydrolase family 15 protein, with amino-acid sequence MENLNYGIIGNCRSAALVSDKGSIDWCCLPIFDSASVFGKILDDKKGGSLSFEVTEDYDIQQEYLWQTNILSTTFDNGEHAFQVIDFMPRYPKNDGSFYSPPDIIRFMRLIKGQPTFKVIYDPKLKYAIGTTKTINEGEYLHSNTIEGEYESVFLYSDIDLHAILLQKTITLRSNSFLLLSYHEKLADQTLDRSYLKFQRTKTYWMNWSDRTTTYPLYQEEIVRSALTLKALTFEKTGAVLAAATTSLPETIGEVRNWDYRFCWVRDASMVIRVITGLGHVKSAKKFLQFIIHTIPDKDEKIQIMYGINGEKELTEEFLEHLSGYENSNPVRIGNAAYVQKQNDIYGILMEVIFQQFDQFETSLENSEELWTIIKSITSIVKKHWQEPDKGIWELRTEERHFVFSKLLCWVAIDRAIKISEILKRSKYLEEWRELRNEIYHDIYVKGWNEEVQAYTQSYGSKDLDASTLLMQQYGFVKATDPRFISTVQATERELCTDGLMYRYKNNDDFGEPSSSFTICTFWLIDSLHKIGETDKARAYFDQLLSYSNHLGLFSEDIDFKTKRLLGNFPQAYSHLALIETAVNFSKEFASAKT; translated from the coding sequence ATGGAGAATTTAAATTACGGAATTATAGGAAATTGTAGGAGTGCTGCTCTTGTATCTGATAAGGGCTCTATCGACTGGTGTTGTCTTCCCATATTTGATTCGGCTTCTGTATTTGGTAAAATATTAGATGATAAAAAAGGGGGGAGTCTTTCTTTTGAAGTAACGGAAGATTACGATATTCAGCAAGAATATTTATGGCAAACCAATATCCTGAGCACCACTTTTGACAATGGAGAACATGCCTTTCAAGTCATTGATTTTATGCCGCGTTATCCAAAAAATGACGGTAGTTTTTATTCTCCGCCAGACATCATTCGTTTTATGCGATTGATCAAAGGACAACCAACGTTTAAAGTCATTTATGATCCCAAATTGAAGTATGCCATAGGCACCACAAAAACCATAAACGAAGGAGAATACCTACATAGCAACACCATAGAAGGTGAATACGAATCTGTATTTCTATACAGCGATATAGATCTCCATGCGATACTTTTACAAAAAACCATCACACTACGATCCAACTCCTTTTTACTGCTTTCCTATCACGAGAAACTTGCTGATCAGACACTAGATAGGTCCTACCTAAAGTTTCAACGCACCAAGACGTACTGGATGAACTGGAGCGATCGTACAACCACATATCCTTTATACCAGGAAGAAATTGTGCGCAGTGCCTTAACGCTTAAAGCACTCACTTTTGAAAAAACAGGTGCTGTACTTGCCGCAGCTACGACTAGCTTACCGGAGACTATAGGAGAAGTGCGCAACTGGGATTACCGTTTTTGTTGGGTACGGGATGCCTCTATGGTGATCCGAGTAATCACAGGCTTAGGACATGTGAAATCGGCTAAAAAATTCCTGCAATTTATTATACATACTATTCCAGATAAAGATGAAAAAATCCAGATCATGTATGGGATTAATGGAGAAAAAGAGTTGACTGAAGAATTTCTCGAACACCTTTCTGGATATGAAAACTCAAATCCCGTGCGTATAGGAAACGCTGCTTACGTACAAAAGCAAAACGATATCTATGGCATATTGATGGAGGTCATCTTCCAACAATTCGATCAGTTTGAAACCAGTCTTGAAAATAGCGAAGAGCTCTGGACCATTATTAAAAGCATTACGTCCATTGTGAAAAAGCACTGGCAAGAACCAGATAAAGGTATTTGGGAATTGCGTACGGAAGAGCGTCACTTTGTATTCTCAAAACTCCTGTGTTGGGTAGCTATCGATCGCGCCATAAAGATCAGTGAGATATTGAAGCGTTCTAAATACTTAGAAGAATGGCGCGAACTGCGAAATGAAATCTACCATGATATTTATGTGAAGGGCTGGAACGAGGAAGTTCAAGCTTACACACAATCTTATGGATCCAAAGACCTGGATGCATCCACACTTCTTATGCAACAATACGGTTTTGTAAAAGCCACAGATCCGAGATTTATCAGTACAGTTCAAGCGACTGAAAGAGAGTTGTGTACCGATGGATTGATGTACCGTTATAAAAACAACGATGATTTTGGTGAGCCTAGCTCATCCTTCACCATTTGTACGTTTTGGCTGATTGACAGTCTGCATAAAATAGGAGAAACCGATAAGGCCCGTGCCTATTTTGATCAACTGTTATCGTATAGCAATCACCTGGGATTATTCAGTGAGGACATTGACTTTAAGACCAAGCGATTGCTAGGGAATTTCCCTCAGGCCTACTCACATTTAGCATTGATTGAAACAGCGGTTAATTTTAGTAAGGAATTCGCTTCCGCGAAAACTTAA
- a CDS encoding CopG family transcriptional regulator, whose translation MKLPKNKIIEKALSIYLEQIKKARFVASYKGMAADPDMLAMAEEGMADYFQQIEDLDDETT comes from the coding sequence ATGAAACTTCCTAAGAACAAGATCATTGAAAAGGCTTTGAGTATTTATCTAGAGCAAATTAAAAAGGCTCGATTTGTCGCCTCATACAAGGGTATGGCTGCCGATCCAGATATGCTCGCCATGGCAGAAGAAGGAATGGCAGATTATTTCCAACAAATTGAAGATTTAGATGATGAAACAACGTGA
- a CDS encoding LysE family translocator, with translation MIESLVSFAFATLLLAISPGPDNIFVLTQSVARGSKYGIAIASGLITGCIVHTSIVALGFAVIIRDNEWLLYAIKIAGAVYLLYLAFKIYKSDASIEFGNTTASSQSLWKLYQIGITMNLLNPKVTLFFLALLPQFIIKDSFPDWIQIYMLGGVFMLVSLLVFYALALVAGKAAEFIKSSTWFAPAMKWLQIIVFIGIAVAILIP, from the coding sequence ATGATAGAATCACTGGTCTCTTTTGCATTTGCAACCTTACTTCTCGCAATTTCTCCAGGGCCAGATAATATTTTTGTTCTAACACAATCAGTTGCACGTGGTTCTAAATATGGAATTGCTATTGCCAGCGGTTTGATAACAGGCTGCATCGTCCATACCTCAATAGTAGCCCTAGGTTTTGCAGTAATCATTAGAGATAATGAATGGTTGTTGTATGCCATCAAAATTGCGGGAGCGGTTTATTTGCTCTATCTCGCTTTTAAAATATACAAGTCAGATGCTTCTATTGAATTTGGCAATACCACTGCTTCTTCTCAAAGTTTATGGAAACTCTATCAAATAGGAATCACCATGAATTTACTCAATCCCAAAGTAACTTTATTCTTTCTTGCATTGTTACCACAATTTATCATCAAAGATTCCTTTCCAGATTGGATCCAAATCTATATGCTAGGAGGTGTTTTTATGTTGGTATCTTTACTCGTTTTTTATGCACTGGCCCTAGTTGCTGGAAAAGCAGCTGAATTCATAAAGTCATCCACTTGGTTTGCACCAGCCATGAAATGGCTACAAATTATTGTTTTTATAGGAATTGCTGTGGCGATTTTGATTCCTTAA
- a CDS encoding type II toxin-antitoxin system PemK/MazF family toxin has protein sequence MMKQREIYQAYLDPYVGSEQAVNRLVVIISGKAVNDNAQTLIICPLTTNVKNNYGDVLVKPDERNGLKQESEILNIHMRFISKKRLKNKNFFITKKELAKTIESINYILKF, from the coding sequence ATGATGAAACAACGTGAAATATATCAGGCTTATCTCGATCCTTATGTAGGAAGTGAACAAGCTGTTAATCGACTTGTGGTTATAATATCAGGTAAAGCGGTAAACGATAATGCGCAAACTCTAATAATCTGTCCATTAACTACCAATGTCAAAAATAACTACGGAGATGTCCTAGTGAAACCAGATGAACGCAATGGATTGAAACAAGAATCAGAGATTTTGAACATTCATATGCGTTTTATTTCAAAAAAGAGATTGAAAAATAAAAATTTCTTTATTACCAAAAAGGAGCTTGCAAAAACAATCGAATCCATCAATTATATTTTAAAGTTTTAA